One genomic region from Sander lucioperca isolate FBNREF2018 chromosome 3, SLUC_FBN_1.2, whole genome shotgun sequence encodes:
- the LOC116043387 gene encoding piggyBac transposable element-derived protein 4-like: MARCVTLNLELHRVIAHVAQEDRDKHDAGERDRHDADEHDHDHDHDHDHDAGEDEGDENREGEDADADADDDEDDDDDGEQDDERGEEQGANVAQAGGWQRGDEDREGDGGDDDGEQDEERGEERGANAPQEGGRQRGDDDNEGHDDEEQDVEQDDEDEEDEEEEESERFASRDGEIEWSSTTYHPHRPGPRRRRRAEYEEDEEQQLDDGDDGNDQDQDQDQDQDQDQRDRDQDERHDQDERQQQDPARRATAPQSPGPTEYAATRVRDILSAFELFVTRHIQEIVVTATNIEGLRKCGNGWKLMDATDLRGYIGLLLLAGVYRSRNEALESLWHEESGRAIFRATMPLKRFHAFSRLLRFDDRETRAARRAADKLAAIRDVWDAWVRRLPRLYNPGPDVTVDEQLVPFRGRCSFRQYMPSKPARYGLKSWVACDAASSYAWNMQMYTGKSASGGPERNLGARVVLDVTKGLRGPRNVTCDNFFTSYELARRLLIERRLTVVGTMRKNKPELPRALLNTKGRALFSSRFAFTPTVTLVSYVPKRHKNVLLLSTLHTGKARVRATRDAKPDIILHYNSTKGGVDNLDKLVGTYSCRRKTTRWPLAVFHNILDVSAYNAFVLWRELRPQWMRGKLYRRRVFLEQLGRALVTPLIERRSRLPRTEASAALVKALTSRAAAAREHREGVDDDNDDDNDDDNDDDVEPTAPRVASKRKRCQLCPKTKDRKTYTACGACKRYICGRCTRLNCAECVRGL, from the exons ATGGCCCGCTGTGTGACTCTAAATTTGGAGCTGCATCGGGTTATCGCCCACGTGGCAC AAGAGGACCGAGACAAACACGATGCCGGAGAAAGAGACCGCCACGACGCTGACGAGCACGACCACGACCACGACCACGACCACGACCACGACGCAGGAGAAGACGA GGGAGATGAAAACAGAGAGGGCGAAGACGCCGACGCCGACGCCGACGACGACgaagacgacgacgacgacggcGAGCAGGACGACGAACGAGGAGAAGAACAAGGGGCAAACGTGGCACAGGCTGGTGGATGGCAAAGGGGAGATGAAGACAGAGAGGGCGACGGCGGCGACGACGACGGCGAGCAGGACGAggaacgaggagaagaacgaggGGCAAACGCGCCACAGGAGGGTGGACGGCAAAGGGGAGATGACGACAACGAGGGCCACGACGACGAGGAGCAGGATGTGGAACAAGACGATGAGgacgaggaggacgaggaggaggaggagagcgaaAGGTTTGCGTCGAGAGACGGCGAGATCGAATGGTCCTCCACGACGTATCATCCCCATCGCCCTGGACCTCGTCGCCGCCGTCGTGCCGAATATGAAGAGGACGAGGAACAACAACTGGACGACGGCGACGACGGCAacgaccaagaccaagaccaagaccaagaccaagaccaagaccaacgTGACCGAGACCAAGACGAACGACACGACCAAGACGAACGGCAACAACAAGACCCGGCCAGACGCGCCACCGCTCCGCAGAGCCCAGGACCCACAGAGTACGCGGCAACACGCGTCCGCGATATACTCTCCGCTTTCGAGCTGTTTGTCACGCGGCACATACAAGAGATCGTGGTGACCGCCACGAACATCGAGGGCCTAAGGAAGTGCGGCAACGGCTGGAAACTGATGGACGCCACGGACCTGCGCGGCTACATCGGGCTGCTGCTCCTCGCCGGCGTGTACAGGTCCCGAAACGAGGCACTGGAGAGCCTGTGGCACGAGGAGAGCGGCAGGGCCATTTTCCGCGCCACGATGCCGCTCAAGCGCTTCCACGCGTTCTCGCGACTGCTGCGATTCGACGACCGCGAGACGAGAGCCGCCAGACGAGCCGCGGACAAACTGGCGGCCATACGAGACGTGTGGGACGCCTGGGTGCGGCGGCTGCCTCGCCTCTACAACCCGGGCCCCGACGTGACCGTGGACGAGCAGCTGGTTCCCTTTCGAG GTCGATGCTCCTTCCGCCAGTACATGCCCAGCAAGCCCGCCAGGTACGGACTCAAGTCCTGGGTGGCCTGCGACGCCGCGTCCAGCTACGCGTGGAACATGCAGATGTACACGGGCAAGTCGGCGAGCGGCGGGCCCGAGAGGAATCTGGGCGCGCGCGTGGTGCTGGACGTGACCAAGGGCCTGCGGGGTCCGCGCAACGTGACGTGCGACAACTTTTTCACCTCCTACGAGCTGGCCCGGCGGCTGCTCATCGAGAGGCGCCTCACCGTGGTGGGCACGATGCGCAAAAACAAGCCCGAGCTGCCGCGCGCCTTGCTCAACACCAAGGGCCGTGCGCTCTTCTCGTCCAGGTTCGCCTTCACGCCCACCGTCACTCTGGTGTCCTACGTGCCCAAGAGGCACAAGAACGTGCTGCTGCTGAGCACGCTGCACACGGGGAAGGCGCGCGTCCGCGCCACCAGGGACGCCAAGCCCGACATCATCCTGCACTACAACAGCACCAAGGGCGGCGTGGACAACCTGGACAAGCTCGTCGGCACGtacagctgccgcaggaagacGACGCGCTGGCCCCTCGCCGTGTTCCACAACATCCTCGACGTGTCCGCCTACAACGCCTTTGTGCTCTGGCGAGAGCTCAGGCCCCAGTGGATGCGCGGCAAGCTCTACAGGAGGCGCGTGTTCCTGGAGCAGCTGGGCAGGGCGCTCGTGACTCCGCTCATCGAGAGACGCTCGCGTCTCCCTCGCACGGAAGCGTCCGCCGCACTCGTCAAGGCCTTGACGAGCAGGGCCGCGGCCGCTCGAGAGCACAGAGAGGGTGTTGACGACGACAACGACGACGACAACGACGACGACAACGACGACGATGTGGAACCGACCGCGCCCAGAGTGGCCAGCAAGAGGAAGAGGTGTCAGCTCTGTCCAAAGACAAAGGACCGCAAGACATACACGGCGTGCGGGGCCTGCAAGAGATACATCTGCGGGAGATGCACGCGGCTCAACTGCGCGGAATGTGTGCGCGGACTGTAG